From Arcticibacter tournemirensis, one genomic window encodes:
- a CDS encoding addiction module protein has translation MEVTVIRDRLFDYIRYADEKKVKAIYTMVEEEINERIDLWGDKNLLKEIDMRLDEYESGTIKTSTWEEVKQKAKLAKED, from the coding sequence ATGGAAGTTACAGTAATCAGGGACAGACTATTTGATTATATTCGTTATGCCGACGAAAAAAAGGTGAAAGCAATATATACAATGGTGGAGGAAGAAATAAATGAGCGTATCGACTTATGGGGAGATAAAAATCTCCTAAAGGAGATTGACATGCGTCTTGATGAGTATGAATCAGGAACTATTAAAACTTCAACCTGGGAAGAGGTAAAACAGAAAGCTAAACTGGCAAAGGAAGATTAA
- a CDS encoding type II toxin-antitoxin system RelE/ParE family toxin, translated as MNYTIRFHPAAENEYIKAYQWYEEHLEGLGDRFSQAIEMKIKLISKNPEHYQIKKRNCRESKVDVFPYVIVYKIYQKTNDILIVAIFYTSRKPGRRYRK; from the coding sequence ATGAATTATACTATTCGGTTCCATCCTGCGGCTGAAAACGAATACATAAAAGCTTATCAATGGTACGAAGAGCACTTAGAAGGTCTGGGAGATCGTTTTAGTCAGGCTATTGAAATGAAGATTAAACTCATTTCCAAAAATCCAGAGCACTATCAAATTAAAAAACGCAATTGCAGAGAAAGTAAAGTAGACGTTTTTCCATACGTTATTGTATATAAAATTTATCAGAAAACGAACGATATTCTAATTGTAGCGATATTTTATACAAGCAGGAAGCCTGGAAGAAGATATCGCAAATAG
- a CDS encoding GlxA family transcriptional regulator → MKHISLLIPEGETSLSNIEATFKMFSKVNEALEQAGKQPLFKVQLVGLSMETTLTNGLFSIKPGLLFKDVEKTDLVVIPAVHGDLKKVIAANEAFIPWIIKQYKNGAEIVSLCIGAFILASTGLLRGKSCTTHWLMAAEFRAMFPDVNLQPYKIITDEGGIYTSGGAYSSLNLILYLVEKFAGREMALLSSKIFEIDIDRNSQSPFIIFKGQKDHEDDVIKKAQAFIEKNYPGRITVDDLASMLAMSRRHLERRFKHATSNTVIEYLQRVRVEAAKINLESMRKNVNEVMYKTGYTDPKAFRTIFKKITGLSPVEYRSKYNKELKV, encoded by the coding sequence ATGAAACACATCTCTTTACTCATTCCCGAGGGCGAGACCAGCCTGAGCAACATAGAAGCGACATTCAAAATGTTCTCAAAGGTAAACGAAGCCCTTGAACAGGCAGGCAAACAACCACTGTTCAAAGTGCAGCTGGTGGGACTGAGTATGGAAACCACCCTTACAAACGGACTGTTTTCTATCAAGCCGGGGTTGTTGTTCAAGGATGTGGAAAAAACAGATCTGGTAGTAATCCCAGCGGTGCATGGCGACTTAAAGAAAGTTATCGCTGCAAACGAAGCGTTTATACCCTGGATCATTAAACAGTATAAAAATGGAGCCGAAATTGTTTCTCTTTGTATAGGAGCTTTTATTCTTGCCTCCACAGGTTTATTGAGAGGAAAGAGCTGCACCACGCATTGGTTAATGGCTGCCGAATTCAGAGCGATGTTTCCTGACGTTAACCTTCAGCCTTATAAGATCATTACAGATGAAGGAGGAATCTACACAAGCGGCGGCGCTTATTCTTCACTGAATCTTATTTTGTACCTCGTCGAAAAGTTCGCAGGAAGAGAAATGGCGCTTCTCTCGTCCAAGATATTCGAAATAGACATTGATCGTAATAGTCAGTCGCCTTTTATCATTTTTAAGGGACAAAAGGATCATGAAGACGATGTTATAAAAAAGGCGCAGGCCTTTATAGAAAAGAACTATCCCGGCAGGATCACTGTGGATGACTTAGCCTCGATGCTCGCCATGAGCCGCAGACATCTGGAACGGAGGTTTAAGCATGCTACCTCCAATACCGTCATAGAATATTTACAGAGAGTAAGGGTTGAAGCCGCTAAAATCAACCTTGAATCGATGCGTAAAAATGTGAACGAGGTGATGTATAAAACAGGATATACCGACCCCAAGGCGTTCAGGACAATATTCAAAAAGATCACCGGATTGTCGCCTGTTGAATACCGCAGCAAATACAACAAAGAATTAAAGGTTTAA
- a CDS encoding OmpA family protein, whose amino-acid sequence MRIQKLNLLPVVVAALAMTLFSCKTKKVATKPNPPAEAVQQETPVETAPVEEKKEEPAPAPEKPNFNFKNIQFEFNSVVLKTEAYQILEQAAREMKKDPSARFILNGHSSEEGTAQHNMSLSVDRANAVKSYLVNSGIDAANLAIKGFGETKPIATNSNEQGRALNRRVEIKVTQ is encoded by the coding sequence ATGAGAATCCAAAAATTGAATCTGCTGCCCGTTGTTGTCGCGGCGCTCGCAATGACACTGTTTTCATGTAAAACAAAAAAGGTGGCGACAAAGCCAAACCCGCCGGCAGAGGCAGTACAACAGGAAACGCCGGTTGAGACAGCGCCTGTAGAAGAGAAAAAGGAAGAACCGGCTCCGGCGCCAGAAAAACCGAATTTCAATTTCAAAAACATTCAGTTTGAATTTAATTCAGTTGTATTGAAGACAGAGGCTTATCAAATCCTGGAACAGGCAGCCCGGGAGATGAAAAAGGATCCGTCGGCCAGATTCATTCTGAATGGCCATTCCTCTGAAGAAGGCACTGCGCAGCATAACATGTCGCTGTCGGTTGACCGGGCTAATGCGGTAAAATCGTATTTAGTAAATTCAGGGATCGATGCAGCCAACTTAGCCATCAAAGGTTTTGGTGAAACTAAACCTATAGCTACCAATTCAAACGAACAGGGGAGAGCGTTGAATCGTCGTGTAGAAATAAAAGTAACACAGTAA
- a CDS encoding GlxA family transcriptional regulator, whose protein sequence is MKHISILVPRGNVALSCIEGSFTFFNKVNDFLSGMKKPALFDVQLVGLSTEAEVYHKLFKVTPDVVFNEVRKTDLIIIPAVNGDMNKVIEMNKEFLPWMVRQYHTGAELASLCVGAFLLTSTGLLNGKKCATHWVAANEFRKMFPEVILVSDKIITDERGIYSSGGANSFLNLILYLIEKHAGRDISILCAKMFEVEIERDSQSSFIIFEGQKEHGDEAVKKAQEYIEGNFHSKISVDQLADMFSVSRRNLERRFKKATSNTTAEYMQRVKIEAAKLRLESSRDNVNEVMYKVGYTDTKAFRNTFKRITGLSPLEYRNKYNRGVSVS, encoded by the coding sequence ATGAAACATATATCTATTCTAGTCCCCAGGGGAAATGTCGCTCTTTCCTGTATTGAAGGTTCATTTACTTTTTTCAATAAAGTGAACGACTTTTTAAGCGGGATGAAGAAACCAGCTTTGTTCGATGTTCAGCTGGTAGGGCTGAGTACGGAAGCGGAGGTATACCATAAACTGTTCAAAGTAACTCCCGATGTTGTTTTCAATGAAGTTAGGAAAACCGACCTGATCATTATACCTGCTGTAAACGGGGATATGAACAAGGTTATTGAGATGAACAAAGAGTTTCTGCCCTGGATGGTCAGACAGTATCATACAGGCGCTGAACTGGCGAGCCTTTGTGTTGGCGCTTTTTTACTGACCTCAACAGGCTTGCTTAACGGGAAAAAATGTGCGACTCATTGGGTAGCCGCAAACGAGTTTAGAAAGATGTTCCCGGAAGTTATTTTGGTGTCGGACAAGATCATTACAGATGAGCGGGGCATTTATTCGAGCGGAGGAGCCAATTCATTCCTCAACCTTATTCTGTACCTTATTGAGAAACATGCAGGTCGCGATATTTCCATATTATGCGCAAAGATGTTCGAGGTTGAGATTGAACGCGACAGCCAGTCGTCTTTTATAATCTTTGAAGGTCAGAAAGAACACGGTGATGAAGCTGTAAAAAAAGCACAGGAGTATATTGAGGGAAATTTCCATTCAAAGATTTCGGTAGATCAGCTGGCTGACATGTTCTCTGTAAGCCGCAGAAATCTCGAAAGAAGATTTAAAAAGGCAACATCGAACACTACAGCGGAGTATATGCAGCGCGTGAAGATTGAGGCCGCTAAATTACGCCTCGAATCGTCGCGGGATAATGTAAATGAAGTGATGTATAAAGTAGGATATACCGACACGAAGGCCTTCAGGAACACATTTAAGAGGATTACCGGTTTATCGCCGTTGGAGTATCGTAACAAATATAACCGCGGGGTTTCGGTATCTTAG
- a CDS encoding HipA family kinase: MDPNTPQIRTVNVTRYVTPLREGGSLPAIAEADDGFLYVLKFRGAGQGVKALIAELIGGEIARLAGLKVPEIVFANLDEAFGRTEPDEEIQDLLKFSTGLNLALHYLSGAITFDPVVNKPDALLASKIVWLDCLLTNVDRTARNTNMLMWHKELWLIDHGASLYFHHSWDNWKEQAVRPFAQIKDHVLLPLASELDTADAEFRSLLSDDLVHTIVSLIPDEWLLANHSDEPADEIRAVYARFLCARIASSGIFLKEAQDARKLLI; encoded by the coding sequence ATGGATCCTAATACGCCGCAGATCAGGACGGTTAACGTTACCCGCTATGTTACTCCATTAAGGGAGGGTGGTTCTTTGCCGGCAATAGCCGAAGCAGACGACGGGTTTCTGTATGTCCTGAAGTTCAGGGGGGCAGGGCAGGGTGTCAAGGCCCTTATTGCCGAACTGATTGGAGGGGAAATTGCCCGTTTAGCTGGTTTGAAGGTACCCGAAATAGTATTCGCTAACCTTGATGAGGCATTTGGCCGTACAGAACCCGATGAGGAGATTCAGGACTTGCTTAAGTTTAGTACCGGACTTAACCTGGCGCTCCACTACCTATCCGGGGCGATCACCTTTGATCCCGTTGTAAACAAGCCAGATGCCTTACTTGCCTCGAAAATTGTGTGGCTGGATTGTCTTTTAACCAACGTTGATCGTACAGCACGTAATACCAATATGCTGATGTGGCATAAGGAGCTATGGCTGATCGACCATGGAGCTTCTCTTTATTTTCATCATTCATGGGATAACTGGAAGGAGCAGGCAGTACGGCCGTTTGCTCAGATAAAGGATCATGTGTTATTACCGCTGGCGTCTGAACTTGATACGGCTGATGCTGAATTTCGTTCATTGCTTAGCGACGACCTGGTTCACACTATTGTGTCTTTAATTCCCGACGAGTGGCTGCTTGCAAATCATTCGGATGAACCTGCCGATGAAATAAGGGCAGTGTATGCCCGGTTTTTATGTGCCCGTATCGCCTCCTCCGGCATTTTTTTAAAAGAAGCTCAAGATGCAAGAAAGTTACTTATTTGA
- a CDS encoding DUF3037 domain-containing protein yields MQESYLFEYAVIRVVPRIEREEFLNAGVILYCAKKKFLECICMLDEERLLAFRGDTDIEEVKEHLQSLGYICQGTAEGGPIAKLDMASRFRWLTATRSTVVQASKVHPGLCKDPAETLGRLFNQLVL; encoded by the coding sequence ATGCAAGAAAGTTACTTATTTGAGTATGCTGTGATCCGGGTGGTACCCCGTATTGAACGCGAAGAATTTCTAAACGCCGGCGTTATCCTGTATTGTGCTAAAAAGAAGTTCTTAGAATGCATCTGTATGCTGGATGAAGAACGCCTTCTTGCTTTCCGGGGAGATACAGATATTGAAGAGGTCAAAGAGCATCTGCAGTCCCTCGGTTACATCTGCCAGGGAACCGCCGAAGGGGGACCTATCGCTAAACTCGATATGGCCTCACGCTTTCGCTGGCTCACTGCGACGCGCAGTACTGTTGTGCAGGCTTCAAAAGTACATCCCGGACTGTGTAAAGACCCCGCAGAAACCCTAGGACGGCTGTTCAATCAACTGGTGCTTTAG
- a CDS encoding AsmA family protein, with protein MLRMQRWPTIAIKAIAILTGLIFLVYVSIAVYINFNKKELLTAINKELNSSLNGSLVIGSMEPSFLKGFPGISVSLRDVSLRDSLWKTHQHTLLQAKDLDVSINAIALITGTIRINRVGINNARIYLFTDSAGYSNTSVFKKNNKVKNKETEGGSTAEIRRLSLNNVAFILDNRQGHKLFRLAIKSVKGKIDHTGDGWKAGVNLNILINDLAFNTRKGSFLKDKLMNGSFSLRYNNETDVIDLEKKEVSIGEGDFQIGGKFDMSKKPVEFVITLDSDELEWKDASSLLTKKIAGKLNKFDLTAPIAVKAVIAGNMVPGSQPSIDVSCKVKNNVLTSPGGIVDKCSFTGVFTNHAQKGKGNNDPNSLIKLYHFTGDYEKISFTMDSVHINDLTNPVATGTFRSKFPIVRLNQVFGEDLLKFNGGVADVNLVYKADMVDLELRKPIFKGTINIENADIDYQPRKLNFKNSSIGLRFTENDLLIKNIQVQSGSSIVKMEGSVKNFMNLYYTAPERILFNWEINSPRINLGEFLGFLALRKRVKTVKKRNSGFMDQLNVVLEKSNVDMRMRIDKVIYDKFTATDANANLTLSESGIKMKDISVRHAGGTLRLNGSVLQKGSLNHFKINTKIANVNIRDFFYSFNNFGLQTFTHKNLKGFLFSRNTISGSVTDMGKIVPRSLNGTVIFDIRKGALIGFEPIMGVGKFAFPFRDLENITFSNLNGKFDIRGEKVTINPMMVNSSVLNMNVAGVYSLGKGTNIALDVPLRNPKKDADITDKKEIQERRMKGIVLHILATDGDDGKIKFKWNKNHK; from the coding sequence ATGTTGAGGATGCAGCGCTGGCCGACAATTGCAATCAAGGCAATTGCCATACTTACAGGATTGATCTTTTTGGTATATGTTTCAATCGCTGTTTATATTAATTTTAATAAAAAAGAACTTCTTACTGCAATCAATAAAGAGTTAAACAGCAGCCTGAATGGTTCGTTAGTGATAGGCAGTATGGAACCCTCTTTTCTGAAGGGCTTTCCTGGTATTTCCGTAAGTTTAAGAGACGTTTCATTACGCGACAGCCTCTGGAAGACACACCAGCATACTTTGCTTCAGGCAAAAGATCTGGATGTTTCTATCAATGCTATTGCGCTCATAACCGGCACAATCCGGATAAATAGAGTCGGTATCAATAACGCACGAATTTACCTGTTCACAGACAGCGCCGGGTATAGTAACACTTCTGTGTTCAAAAAGAACAATAAAGTGAAGAACAAGGAAACAGAAGGCGGCTCAACTGCAGAAATCCGGCGACTTAGCTTAAATAATGTTGCATTCATTCTCGATAACCGGCAGGGACACAAACTTTTCAGGCTGGCGATTAAAAGCGTGAAGGGGAAAATCGACCATACAGGTGACGGATGGAAGGCCGGCGTTAATCTGAATATCCTGATAAACGATCTGGCTTTTAATACAAGGAAAGGGAGTTTTCTGAAAGATAAATTAATGAATGGTTCATTTTCCTTAAGATATAACAATGAAACAGATGTTATAGATCTTGAAAAGAAGGAAGTTTCAATAGGAGAGGGCGACTTTCAGATCGGCGGGAAATTCGATATGTCAAAGAAACCGGTGGAATTTGTTATTACGCTTGACTCTGACGAGCTGGAGTGGAAAGACGCATCTTCTTTGCTGACGAAGAAAATCGCGGGAAAACTTAACAAATTCGATCTTACAGCTCCTATTGCTGTAAAAGCGGTCATTGCAGGAAATATGGTGCCAGGGTCGCAGCCATCAATAGACGTAAGCTGTAAAGTGAAGAACAATGTACTTACCTCTCCGGGAGGAATAGTCGATAAATGTAGCTTTACAGGAGTCTTTACAAACCACGCTCAAAAAGGAAAGGGAAACAACGATCCTAACTCCCTTATTAAGCTCTATCATTTCACAGGTGATTATGAGAAGATTTCCTTTACTATGGATTCGGTTCACATCAATGACCTCACTAATCCGGTTGCCACAGGTACATTCAGGTCGAAATTTCCTATCGTAAGGTTAAATCAGGTATTTGGCGAGGACCTTCTGAAGTTTAACGGCGGTGTCGCGGATGTTAACCTGGTTTATAAAGCGGATATGGTGGACCTTGAGCTAAGAAAACCCATTTTTAAAGGTACGATCAATATAGAGAATGCTGACATCGACTATCAACCCAGAAAACTGAATTTTAAAAACAGTTCTATTGGTCTGCGCTTCACAGAGAATGATCTCCTGATTAAAAATATACAGGTACAAAGCGGGTCGAGTATAGTAAAGATGGAGGGAAGCGTCAAAAATTTTATGAATCTTTATTATACCGCTCCGGAAAGGATCTTATTTAACTGGGAAATCAATAGTCCCCGGATCAATCTGGGTGAGTTTCTGGGATTTCTTGCGCTTCGTAAAAGGGTGAAGACTGTAAAGAAAAGGAACTCCGGCTTTATGGATCAGCTCAATGTAGTACTGGAAAAAAGCAATGTGGACATGCGAATGAGGATAGATAAAGTAATTTACGACAAATTTACAGCTACCGATGCAAACGCCAATCTTACACTTTCTGAATCAGGCATTAAAATGAAGGATATCAGTGTGCGGCATGCGGGTGGAACGTTAAGGCTGAATGGATCTGTTCTGCAAAAAGGTTCTTTGAATCATTTTAAAATAAATACAAAAATAGCTAACGTCAATATCAGGGACTTCTTTTATTCGTTTAACAATTTCGGTTTGCAGACCTTTACCCACAAAAATCTTAAAGGCTTTCTGTTTTCCAGGAACACTATTTCGGGGAGTGTGACTGATATGGGAAAGATTGTTCCCCGCTCCCTAAATGGAACCGTCATATTTGACATTCGAAAAGGGGCACTGATTGGATTCGAACCAATAATGGGGGTTGGTAAATTTGCGTTCCCGTTCAGGGATCTGGAAAATATAACGTTTTCAAATCTTAATGGTAAGTTTGATATCCGCGGCGAGAAGGTTACAATTAACCCGATGATGGTTAATTCAAGTGTGTTAAACATGAACGTCGCCGGGGTTTACTCCCTTGGCAAAGGGACAAATATCGCACTCGATGTGCCACTCAGAAATCCCAAAAAAGACGCAGATATTACAGATAAGAAGGAAATACAGGAGAGAAGAATGAAGGGAATTGTTTTACATATACTGGCTACCGACGGAGATGATGGAAAGATTAAGTTCAAATGGAATAAAAACCATAAATAA
- a CDS encoding MASE3 domain-containing protein: MSSKILGHISENYHLAFGSVVLALIFIISLNQSYLLFHTIVELLSIIVAFAVFIVTWNSRRILDNNYLFLVGISYFFIGTLDLLHTITFNGMQVIKGDGFYANQFWVATRFLESVTLLLGFWFLSWRKKLNADLIFLLYFAITAVIILSILYWKVFPVCFVAGQGQTDFKIYSEYAIIFLLTVSIGMLIKRRKHFSDSVYKFLFLSITFTIISEFCFTLYISNYSLSNEMGHYAKLISFYLIYRANVQTGFMQPTDIIFKNLKDSEEQYRTLTENIPEVIMRFDSKLNCIYSNGSAKRFFPVTHTRTGRIRYTDLGLPPSVEQLLSDALENTDRTGELHEVDFNLKANGEEYFFSMEVVPEYSNETGLKTYLMICFDITTLKHAEKELRELNATKDKFFSIIAHDLKNPFTSLLGFSQLLSKNASKLSSDRIQQLAERMNESARQTYNLLENLLSWARIQTGNLSPVKQVIDVPDLLTEAIRVCSPGAMSKGIEINAEYAGNERIIADRQMINAVLRNIIINAIKFSYPGGEIILNADYKDNMYQFSVADAGVGIEEEHAGKVLTMDNSISRTGTANETGTGLGLILCKEFIEINGGRIWFESSAGQGTTFYFTLPVANE, encoded by the coding sequence TTGAGCTCAAAAATACTCGGTCATATTTCTGAAAATTATCATCTCGCATTTGGGAGTGTAGTGCTCGCTTTGATCTTCATTATCAGTTTGAATCAGAGCTACCTGCTTTTTCATACAATTGTTGAACTGCTGTCTATTATTGTCGCTTTTGCTGTGTTTATCGTTACCTGGAACTCCAGGAGGATCCTCGACAATAACTATCTCTTCCTTGTAGGGATCTCCTATTTCTTCATTGGAACACTCGACTTGCTGCATACAATTACGTTTAATGGAATGCAGGTGATTAAAGGCGATGGTTTTTACGCCAACCAGTTTTGGGTAGCTACGCGCTTTCTTGAATCGGTAACCCTCCTTTTAGGGTTCTGGTTTCTGTCGTGGAGAAAAAAGCTTAACGCCGACCTTATCTTCCTGTTGTATTTTGCCATTACTGCAGTCATTATCCTAAGTATTTTATACTGGAAGGTGTTCCCGGTTTGTTTTGTAGCCGGTCAGGGACAAACTGATTTTAAGATTTATTCAGAGTATGCTATTATTTTTTTGCTGACAGTGTCCATCGGAATGCTGATCAAACGACGGAAGCATTTTTCCGACTCGGTTTATAAGTTCCTGTTTCTGTCTATTACTTTTACTATTATAAGTGAATTCTGTTTTACCCTTTATATATCGAATTACAGTTTGAGCAATGAGATGGGGCATTACGCAAAGCTTATTTCATTTTATCTTATTTACCGTGCGAACGTACAAACCGGATTCATGCAGCCAACAGACATTATCTTTAAGAATTTAAAAGATAGCGAAGAACAGTACCGTACGCTGACAGAGAATATACCCGAGGTAATTATGCGCTTTGACAGCAAGTTGAATTGTATCTATTCAAACGGTTCTGCTAAAAGGTTCTTTCCCGTAACACATACAAGAACAGGGCGGATTCGATATACCGACCTGGGTCTGCCGCCATCTGTTGAACAATTGCTCAGCGACGCGCTGGAAAATACCGACCGAACAGGAGAGTTACACGAGGTCGATTTCAACTTAAAAGCCAACGGTGAAGAATATTTTTTTTCGATGGAGGTAGTTCCGGAGTATTCCAATGAAACGGGCTTGAAAACATATCTGATGATATGCTTTGACATTACTACATTAAAGCATGCCGAGAAAGAATTGAGAGAGTTGAATGCTACCAAGGATAAGTTTTTTTCAATCATAGCACACGACCTTAAAAACCCATTCACTTCTTTGCTCGGTTTCAGCCAGTTGCTTTCAAAGAATGCATCAAAGTTGAGCAGTGACAGAATCCAGCAACTTGCAGAGAGAATGAATGAGTCGGCCCGGCAAACGTATAATCTTTTAGAAAATCTCCTAAGCTGGGCCCGAATTCAGACCGGCAATTTAAGTCCTGTTAAGCAGGTTATTGATGTGCCCGACCTCTTAACAGAAGCTATCCGTGTTTGCAGTCCGGGTGCCATGTCAAAGGGTATTGAAATAAACGCCGAATATGCCGGCAACGAAAGAATTATAGCCGACCGGCAGATGATTAATGCCGTACTTAGAAATATTATTATTAATGCCATTAAGTTTAGTTATCCTGGAGGTGAAATAATTCTTAATGCTGATTATAAGGATAATATGTACCAGTTTTCGGTTGCTGATGCAGGCGTGGGTATTGAAGAAGAACACGCAGGTAAAGTACTGACCATGGATAATAGCATATCAAGGACCGGTACTGCAAACGAAACCGGAACGGGACTGGGATTGATCCTTTGCAAGGAGTTTATAGAAATAAACGGTGGGCGTATTTGGTTCGAGAGCTCAGCGGGACAGGGTACAACTTTCTATTTTACGCTTCCGGTGGCTAACGAGTAG
- a CDS encoding S66 peptidase family protein: protein MNRKHFLSALLPAGLVLSSVKSWGSAPAPPKHRKIKTPPYLKEGDTIGITCPAGYISTEDIQPAIQLMESWGFRVKPGKTIGLRNFSMGGTDEERRLDFQQMIDDKEISAIMCARGGYGSLCIVDQLDFSSLYNHPKWIIGFSDITVLHCHLNQRYNIASIHSKMCNSFPTDWTKAEPIQIETILSIKQALTGEQMAYTAPTTVFNRAGKAEGILVGGNLRTIENLAGSVSDLNTRNKILFVEDTGEYLYSIDRMFWNLKRNGKLSGLKGLLIGGFKIKPDDPGEEFGKTIYDIVLEKVKEYNYPVCFDFPVGHQKNNFALRCGVHHLLDVNASTVTLTSATR, encoded by the coding sequence ATGAACCGTAAGCACTTCTTGTCGGCACTACTCCCTGCCGGACTGGTTTTATCGTCGGTTAAGAGCTGGGGCTCTGCGCCTGCTCCGCCAAAGCATCGTAAAATCAAAACGCCACCCTACCTTAAGGAGGGTGACACCATCGGCATCACCTGTCCGGCCGGTTACATTTCGACGGAAGACATTCAGCCGGCAATACAGCTCATGGAAAGCTGGGGCTTCCGGGTAAAGCCAGGAAAGACCATTGGCTTACGAAACTTTAGCATGGGTGGAACCGACGAAGAAAGAAGGCTCGACTTTCAGCAAATGATAGATGACAAGGAAATCAGCGCTATCATGTGCGCGAGGGGCGGCTATGGATCTCTGTGTATAGTAGACCAACTGGATTTTAGCAGTCTTTACAATCATCCCAAATGGATTATCGGATTCAGCGACATAACGGTACTTCATTGTCATTTAAACCAGCGGTATAACATAGCTTCCATACATTCCAAGATGTGTAACAGCTTTCCCACCGACTGGACGAAGGCCGAGCCTATACAGATTGAAACAATCTTGTCGATTAAACAGGCGCTTACCGGGGAACAGATGGCCTATACTGCGCCGACGACAGTGTTTAACAGAGCAGGAAAGGCGGAAGGCATATTAGTGGGCGGTAACCTCAGGACAATCGAAAATCTGGCAGGCAGCGTCTCTGATTTAAACACCAGGAACAAGATCTTATTTGTAGAAGATACCGGCGAATACCTGTACAGTATTGACAGGATGTTCTGGAACCTGAAGCGCAACGGAAAACTTTCAGGCCTTAAAGGGCTGCTGATAGGAGGCTTTAAGATAAAGCCAGACGACCCGGGAGAAGAGTTTGGAAAAACGATATACGACATTGTTCTTGAGAAGGTAAAAGAATATAACTATCCAGTGTGCTTTGACTTCCCCGTAGGACATCAAAAAAACAATTTCGCACTCAGATGCGGTGTACACCATCTGCTTGATGTAAACGCCAGCACAGTGACCCTCACTTCAGCTACTCGTTAG
- the lspA gene encoding signal peptidase II: MKRELKIIIFCVASLIFIGCDRITKDLAKEHLMYQAPASYFHDTFRFHYIENTGAFFGMGADIPQPFNFILLSVIPLAMLTGLFIYMLLKIKDLGIAELLAFSLIFSGGLGNIIDRIMFESRVTDFLNVGIGSLRTGIFNVADMCVTGGVILLLFLTRSGKDVKTEEVHNEP, translated from the coding sequence ATGAAACGCGAACTGAAGATTATTATATTTTGTGTAGCTTCTTTGATTTTTATTGGCTGCGACCGGATTACAAAAGACCTTGCTAAAGAGCATTTAATGTATCAGGCGCCTGCCTCCTATTTTCATGATACATTCAGGTTCCATTACATCGAAAATACCGGCGCATTTTTTGGCATGGGTGCCGACATCCCTCAGCCGTTTAACTTTATACTTTTAAGTGTCATCCCCCTGGCTATGCTAACCGGCCTGTTCATATACATGCTGTTAAAGATAAAGGACTTAGGTATAGCAGAGCTGCTTGCTTTCTCTTTGATCTTTTCAGGAGGCTTGGGTAATATTATCGACCGCATTATGTTTGAAAGCCGAGTTACCGACTTTCTAAATGTGGGCATTGGCAGTTTGAGGACCGGGATTTTTAATGTGGCTGATATGTGCGTAACTGGCGGAGTCATTTTATTACTGTTTTTAACGAGAAGCGGAAAAGACGTAAAGACGGAGGAAGTTCACAATGAACCGTAA
- a CDS encoding membrane lipoprotein lipid attachment site-containing protein: MKKLIFLAFSVLLITACSEEKLDKQKAFQLIAQSQQYPKLIAYTINTADPNQVSKLINSEPVRAGLIAIEEPHSLGDIGSTLITFTEKADPYLIPITSQDSSRGVRRIKIAQEELSEVSDIELLNEGKNAVARYQTVYKNISPFSVLIPVNFKKKISHKAYFLLKDNHWQLEETGL, from the coding sequence ATGAAAAAACTGATCTTTCTCGCATTTTCTGTTCTCCTGATCACAGCATGTTCAGAAGAGAAATTAGATAAGCAAAAGGCATTTCAGCTGATCGCGCAAAGCCAGCAATACCCCAAATTAATAGCTTATACTATCAACACCGCCGACCCCAATCAAGTAAGTAAACTTATAAATTCAGAACCAGTAAGGGCCGGGTTAATAGCTATTGAAGAACCACACTCACTTGGCGACATAGGCAGCACCCTGATCACCTTCACGGAAAAAGCCGATCCTTATCTCATACCTATTACTTCGCAGGATAGTTCCCGCGGTGTCCGAAGGATAAAAATAGCACAGGAGGAACTTTCAGAAGTAAGCGATATTGAATTGCTCAACGAAGGCAAAAATGCGGTTGCCCGGTATCAAACCGTTTATAAAAACATAAGTCCTTTTTCGGTGCTGATTCCTGTGAACTTCAAGAAGAAAATAAGTCACAAGGCCTATTTCTTATTGAAAGACAATCACTGGCAACTGGAAGAGACCGGTCTTTAG